The DNA window cctgcctgtgccatggGTGCTGGTAAGGAAGATTCTGCAGGTAAAATTTGGCTGGTGTTCTGACAAGGATGAGTGAGGCAGGACAGCACCTCTGGCTGTCACAGAATTGGGTTACATTCCTGTATAGGGGTGAAAAAACCtccattttcttctcaaaatgtGTCTGCTCTGAGAAGATCCTTTCTTGGGGTGATCTCTGTCACACACAATCATAGAAATAGCAATGCCAAGCAGTGGCTTTTAAGAAAAGCACATCCCTCTGCTAGGAATGGAGCTAGGGCACCAAAAATTGTGGATATAAGCCATTGGACCAACCTCTGAACACTTAAAACATGTACTAAAATCACTGTCAATGAGGACATTGGATTTTTCAGCCTTAGCACCCAATTTACAATTAGAAATGCTGAGGAACTGAGCAGCATCTTCAAACTTCCTTGCTAACCCCAAGGATCTGTGCTAATCGTGgttgaaaaatactttctcaGCATCATCTtgcaattaaattatttgttgaAATGCCATGAGTGTTAGAGGATTTGACAGGATTTTCTACCCTGGAAAGGTGAGAGTGAGGAGGTGAAGCAGAATCCCTGAAAGAGGTACAGAAACCCCAGagatttttactttcattttaggGACACTGAGAGTTCAGGACAGGCCTTGACCTGTGATCTCAGTGTGGATTTTTCTCATGATGTACAGATTTTCAGCCAATCAAGCCAGTTATGTGCATGATGAGGAAACACCCAACTGCAGCCATGGAAGCATTTAAACCCAATTACGTGTCATGTCAGCTTTAGCCCTGGGATTAGGGGCATGTCATGACTCACAGCCAAGTtctcaggctgctgctcccagctcagaggAGCCCAGCTAACAGGAAAGCACCGGGAAGCCAATTACTCAGTTTAAGAATATTAACCCAATTTTTTTTGTCGGTATTCGGCTGAACACAGACCTGGGTGACTGTAGTCCCAACCTGTGAGCATTTCCTCATATCTGACACACTGTTCACACTTTCCCCAGGTGTAAATGAGGCTCCTCACAGCAGTGAGAAATGACCCCTTGGCTCCTGTTAGTCATTTACAGCTCCTTGAGATAATCCCCATTTCAATCCCCTCATTAgaatttctccttcccctctcctgcccaaCACACAGTGCCAGGGTCATGTTGGGCAGCTGCTCTTTCCCTCAGCCCACCTGATTTCAGCACCTTAAATCACATTATTTGGCCAGGCCAGTGAGATTCCCAAAGACTCTCAGACTCTCAGTTCTGCCTCAAAGTTTCAATCTTTTTTGCCTCAATATGATCTAACAGGTGACAAAAGACTGCTAATGAGGGAAAACTTTAACAAATTAGGTTTGAGCATTTAGAAATCCCTGAAAATCACCATTTAATGATGCTTTTCAGAGCAGTTGAAGAATGAAGGTTTCAACTTTTACCTTCCCACCCCCTCAGGTGAGTTGTGTCACAGCAGGTGATTTATATTGAGAGTATTGTGGGAGTTCAGTGcctgcaaataatttttaaaagaactttccatagacatttttgctttttacaactccctgacaggaggctggagctgggggtggggggtcagtctctgctcccagggaataagagacaggatgagaggaaacagcctccagctgtgccaggggaagctCAGcttggacatcaggaggaatttcttcacggaaagggttgtcaggcattggaaggggctgccttAGTGTTGTTTATATTCTCTATTGGAAAGTTATTTATTGGAGTGATGTATATTCCatgctgctgggagcacagaTTGAGGTGAACATCCCAGATAATCTCAGACACACGCCGAGATAAGCAATAAAATCCATCTGGAAGGGCTGACTAAATCCATCTCCAAGACAATTCATCCCAGAGCAGTCACTGCTGCTTCAACTGCTCATGAAAACCCAGACCCAACCCCCTCACTGCTGTAATCCCTTTGCTGTCAGAGAGTTAAATCAGGCAGGAAGCTCCAGGTGATCTGTATTTAAATACATGATGTTATTGTAACTTATTGTGGCCTTACAGAGTTTGCTCTGGAAGGAGGCAACGGGTGGCTTCTGTCAGTCACCATAGCTGGCCTTCAGTCACCAATTAAAGAATTGTCAACCAAAGAACCACTCATTATCCAGGATAGAGAGCAGGAAACACACCTTTTCATAGCAAGGTTGGATTTGAGCTTGGATATTTTAGTAAACAAGAGTCACAACGCAGACAAATAGAGGGAGATGCAGCGGCTTGTCCACGGTCCCCCCCAGGAACTGACCCAGTGCCCCAACCCCGACCCAAACCCGCCCCTGAGACgcttctctgctctgccctctccccAGGGAGCGCCTCCCAGCCATATTCTTCAAATTCCAGTTCAGGAACGTGGAATACAGCTCCGGCAGGAACAAAACCTTCCTGTGCTACGTGGTGGAGACGCAGGGCAAGGAGTCGGCGCCGTGCCGGGGGTACCTGGAGGACGAGCACGCGGCCGCCCACGCCGAGATGGCCTTTCTGGACACGGTCCTGCCGCGGTGCGAGGCGGGCGCGCGCTGCACCGTCACCTGGTACGTGTCGTCCAGCCCCTGCGTCAGCTGCGCCCAGCGCATCGCGGACACCCTGCGCAGGAACAAGGCCCTGCGCCTCACCATCATGGTGGGCAGGCTCTTCATGTGGGACGAGCCCGAGGTGCAGGCCGCGCTCCGCAGCATGAAGGAGGCCGGCTGCAAGCTGAGGATCATGAAGCCTCAAGACTTTGAGTATGTCTGGCAGAACTttgtggagcaggaggaaggggaggaggtga is part of the Chiroxiphia lanceolata isolate bChiLan1 chromosome 25, bChiLan1.pri, whole genome shotgun sequence genome and encodes:
- the APOBEC2 gene encoding C->U-editing enzyme APOBEC-2 isoform X1 — protein: MAEKQEEPSNAQNGEPDNAEEGEGKKKKVKREDLPPFEIVTGERLPAIFFKFQFRNVEYSSGRNKTFLCYVVETQGKESAPCRGYLEDEHAAAHAEMAFLDTVLPRCEAGARCTVTWYVSSSPCVSCAQRIADTLRRNKALRLTIMVGRLFMWDEPEVQAALRSMKEAGCKLRIMKPQDFEYVWQNFVEQEEGEEVKSFVPWEDIQENFQYYEEKLAEILH